The following are encoded in a window of Oncorhynchus masou masou isolate Uvic2021 chromosome 17, UVic_Omas_1.1, whole genome shotgun sequence genomic DNA:
- the LOC135558243 gene encoding potassium voltage-gated channel subfamily H member 2-like: MPIFQVLSLGADVLPEYKLQTPRIHKWTILHYSPFKAVWDWVILLLVIYTAIFTPYSAAFLLSDQEGAAMQTCGYSCSPLNVVDLIVDIMFIVDIIINFRTTYVNNNDEVVSQSQRIAVHYFKGWFLIDMVAAIPFDLLIYRSGEETTTLIGLLKTARLLRLVRVARKLDRYSEYGAAVLFLLMCTFALIAHWLACIWYAIGNVERAGAARIGWLDSLGDQLGKPYNQTIPGSGPSIRDKYVTALYFTFSSLTSVGFGNVSPNTNSEKIFSICVMLIGSLMYASIFGNVSAIIQRLYSGTARYHTQMLRVREFIRFHQIPNPLRQRLEEYFQHAWSYTNGIDMNAVLKGFPECLQADICLHLNRTLLENCKAFKGSTKGCLRALAMRFKTTHAPPGDTLVHTGDIISALYFISRGSIEILRGDVVVAILGKNDIFGEPINMYARPGKSNANVRALTYCDLHKIHREDMLEVLDMYPEFSDYFWGNLEITFNLRDTATVAGSMSRKDFDHGGVNHRIPRQELSLSLDRDAGETNPSQRPVRRARGQSSRDQGEGQNTEFEGLRNSVYSPSHSSGDEESVLTSPVQPTSLMGTPYSETTILNISSASEDEMNHKTDNTCNALSGAISGVSNIFSFWGESREQQQYQEVPCHSLPSPPPHPPTRNVAQSSNNRRQRSELENRLDLLQRQLYRLESRMSTDIGAIMQLLQRQMVLVPPAYSTVSSSPEPSVTPTLTPRPAERLVQPASPLDSETLASLSQFLVDTDFDNSPSKSCESLHSMEPTPVLDTLPQTQPICISIPPEHQPLGLSNHPDTVPLSLVKHGNFSVSVLGSGTGLAQSEPSDGRRHSLPEKHTALDLESPWTTAHRYSSDPGS; the protein is encoded by the exons ATGCCGATATTCCAG GTCCTCTCACTAGGTGCAGATGTCCTACCAGAGTACAAGCTCCAGACCCCTCGCATCCATAAATGGACCATCCTGCACTACAGCCCCTTCAAGGCGGTGTGGGACTGGGTCATCCTGCTCCTGGTCATCTACACTGCCATCTTCACCCCCTACTCTGCGGCCTTTCTCCTTAGTGACCAGGAGGGGGCGGCCATGCAGACCTGTGGCTACTCCTGCTCTCCGCTCAACGTGGTGGACCTCATCGTGGACATCATGTTCATTGTTGATATCATCATCAACTTCAGAACGACGTACGTCAACAACAATGACGAGGTGGTCAGCCAGTCACAGCGGATCGCTGTGCACTACTTCAAAGGCTGGTTCCTTATAGACATGGTGGCGGCTATCCCCTTTGACCTGCTCATATACCGCTCgggagaagag ACAACAACTCTGATTGGTCTGTTGAAGACTGCTCGGCTGCTGCGATTGGTGCGCGTAGCTCGGAAGCTGGACCGATACTCTGAATACGGAGCGGCCGTCCTATTCCTCCTCATGTGTACCTTTGCCCTCATAGCTCATTGGCTGGCCTGTATCTGGTACGCCATTGGTAATGTGGAGCGTGCAGGAGCAGCCCGGATTGGCTGGCTGGACTCTCTGGGTGACCAGCTCGGAAAACCCTACAATCAGACTATACCAGGGTCAGGTCCCTCCATAAGGGACAAGTATGTGACAGCGCTCTACTTTACCTTCAGTAGCCTGACCAGCGTGGGCTTTGGAAATGTCTCACCCAACACCAACTCTGAGAAGATCTTCTCCATCTGCGTCATGCTCATTGGCT CTCTGATGTATGCTAGCATATTTGGTAATGTGTCAGCCATCATCCAGCGTCTCTACTCCGGCACAGCTCGTTACCACACCCAGATGCTGCGGGTTCGAGAATTCATCCGGTTCCACCAGATCCCCAACCCACTGAGGCAGCGGCTGGAGGAGTACTTCCAACATGCCTGGTCCTACACTAACGGCATTGATATGAATGCT GTGCTGAAGGGCTTCCCAGAATGCTTACAGGCTGATATCTGCCTGCACCTCAACCGCACCCTGCTGGAGAACTGTAAGGCCTTCAAGGGCTCCACTAAGGGCTGCCTGCGGGCCCTGGCCATGAGGTTTAAGACCACCCACGCACCGCCAGGCGACACCCTGGTTCACACCGGTGACATCATCTCAGCCCTTTACTTCATCTCCCGTGGCTCCATAGAGATATTGAGAGGAGATGTGGTGGTGGCCATCCTGG GTAAGAATGACATCTTCGGAGAGCCCATTAACATGTATGCCCGTCCAGGGAAGTCCAATGCCAACGTGAGGGCTCTGACCTACTGTGACCTCCATAAAATCCACAGGGAGGACATGCTGGAGGTGCTGGACATGTATCCCGAGTTCTCTGACTACTTCTGGGGGAACCTAGAGATCACATTCAACCTCCGGGAT ACTGCCACGGTTGCTGGCTCAATGAGCAGAAAGGACTTTGACCATGGTGGAGTCAACCATCGGATTCCCAGACAAGAACTGTCTCTCAGCTTGGACAGAG ATGCAGGGGAGACCAATCCATCCCAGAGACCTGTCCGCAGGGCCAGAGGCCAGAGCTCCAGAGACCAGGGAGAGGGGCAGAACACAGAGTTTGAGGGGCTGAGGAACTCAGTTTATTCTCCTTCCCACTCCAGCGGAGATGAGGagtcagtgttaaccagccctGTACAACCAACTTCACTAATGGGGACCCCCTATAGTGAAACCACCATCCTCAACATCAGCAGTGCTTCAGAAGATGAGATGAACCACAAAACTGACAACACCTGCAACGCTCTCTCAG GGGCTATCTCAGGTGTCTCCAACATCTTCAGTTTCTGGGGGGAGAGccgtgagcagcagcagtatcagGAGGTACCCTGCCACagcctgccctcccctccccctcatcctcccACTCGCAACGTTGCCCAGAGCAGCAACAACCGACGGCAGCGCAGCGAGCTAGAGAACAGGCTGGACCTGCTGCAGAGACAGCTCTACAG ATTGGAGTCACGGATGTCAACAGACATCGGGGCCATCATGCAGCTGCTCCAGAGACAGATGGTGCTGGTGCCCCCGGCCTACAGCACAGTGTCCTCCTCCCCTGAACCGTCTGTCACCCCCACCCTCACCCCCAGGCCTGCAGAAAGGCTGGTGCAGCCTGCCTCACCACTGGACTCAGAGACCCTAGCCTCCCTCTCACAG TTCTTGGTCGACACAGACTTTGACAACAGCCCTTCCAAGTCCTGTGAGTCTCTGCACAGCATGGAGCCAACCCCAGTCCTGGACACACTCCCCCAGACTCAGCCTATTTGCATTAGCATCCCCCCAGAGCATCAACCCCTGGGCTTGTCCAACCATCCAGATACTGTGCCCTTAAGCCTGGTCAAACATGGGAACTTCTCAGTGTCAGTGCTGGGGTCAGGGACAGGATTGGCTCAGTCAGAGCCCTCGGATGGCCGGCGGCACTCCCTGCCTGAGAAACACACAGCTCTGGACCTGGAGAGCCCCTGGACAACTGCACACAGATACAGCTCTGACCCTGGGAGTTAG